A region of Chloracidobacterium sp. DNA encodes the following proteins:
- a CDS encoding histone deacetylase — protein sequence MSTTIVHHPIYQKHDTGFGHPETPMRYEVVMNALRSDKALWESLDEVTPEKASKGLMLAAHTAQHFKRVEGAIEHGVDRLDADTVISMQSFDASLFAAGGACAAVDAVMKGGAKNAFVATRPPGHHASAENAMGFCLFNNVAVAARYAQSHYKEIERVAIIDWDVHHGNGTQGIFYDDPSVFFFSMHQYPWYPGTGTRGETGHGRGLGKTMNIPVKANTQAGEQTRMLEAALADIGAKCKPDLIIISAGFDAHLTDPLGQLRLEDPDFVAMTRSVKQWANDACGGRIVSCLEGGYNLETLGETVKNHVAELSR from the coding sequence ATGAGCACGACAATCGTTCATCATCCGATCTATCAAAAACACGACACCGGTTTCGGGCATCCTGAGACGCCGATGCGATATGAAGTTGTGATGAACGCACTTCGCAGCGACAAGGCTCTTTGGGAAAGTCTCGACGAGGTCACGCCGGAAAAGGCGTCGAAAGGGTTAATGCTCGCGGCCCACACGGCACAGCATTTTAAGCGTGTCGAAGGTGCGATCGAACATGGCGTTGACCGGTTGGATGCAGATACTGTGATCTCGATGCAGTCGTTCGATGCATCGCTATTTGCGGCAGGCGGGGCTTGTGCGGCGGTCGATGCAGTAATGAAAGGCGGTGCGAAAAATGCATTTGTTGCTACTCGTCCGCCGGGGCATCATGCGTCAGCTGAGAATGCGATGGGCTTTTGCCTTTTCAATAACGTCGCGGTCGCTGCCCGTTACGCGCAAAGTCATTACAAGGAGATCGAGCGTGTCGCGATCATCGATTGGGATGTGCACCACGGCAACGGCACGCAGGGTATTTTTTATGATGACCCAAGCGTTTTCTTTTTCTCGATGCACCAATATCCCTGGTATCCCGGAACGGGAACGCGAGGCGAGACAGGACATGGCCGCGGCCTTGGCAAAACGATGAATATTCCGGTCAAGGCGAATACGCAGGCCGGTGAACAAACGCGGATGTTAGAGGCAGCATTAGCGGACATAGGTGCAAAATGTAAACCCGATCTCATAATTATCTCGGCAGGTTTTGACGCTCATTTGACTGATCCGTTGGGTCAATTGAGACTCGAAGATCCCGATTTTGTTGCGATGACCCGATCCGTAAAACAATGGGCCAACGATGCATGCGGCGGACGTATAGTTTCATGTCTCGAAGGTGGCTACAATCTCGAAACTCTCGGCGAAACTGTCAAAAACCACGTGGCTGAGTTAAGCCGTTGA
- a CDS encoding enoyl-CoA hydratase/isomerase family protein, with protein sequence MTFETVTYEVDKNIATVAMNRPDALNALSQQLTVDLTAAIRQAIADNARSIILTGSGRAFCSGGDLREMKSMWESEGRIEAFLEEPLGALHELIKLIRETPIPFIAAVNGVCAGAGVNLALACDIVIASEDALFREAFVRIGLTPDCGGTFFLPRAIGEKLAAELFMTGDSITAQRALQIGMINSIAGDGELSTDAAKMAGKLAVGPTGAIGRIKRMLNSTFSNDLTAQLALEHECQIESGKSEDFKEGVAAFFDKSPPAFTGK encoded by the coding sequence ATGACCTTTGAAACTGTTACGTACGAAGTAGATAAAAATATCGCTACCGTTGCGATGAATCGGCCTGACGCCCTCAACGCGCTGTCGCAGCAATTGACGGTTGATTTAACTGCCGCTATTCGACAGGCGATCGCGGATAATGCGCGCTCAATTATTCTCACGGGCAGTGGCAGGGCATTTTGTTCGGGCGGTGATCTTCGTGAGATGAAGTCGATGTGGGAAAGCGAAGGCCGGATCGAGGCGTTTCTCGAAGAACCTCTCGGCGCGCTGCACGAACTGATAAAATTGATCCGCGAAACCCCGATACCTTTTATTGCTGCCGTTAACGGAGTATGCGCAGGCGCGGGCGTCAATTTAGCGCTTGCTTGTGATATTGTGATTGCATCCGAAGATGCTTTGTTTCGCGAGGCTTTTGTCCGCATCGGCCTTACGCCTGACTGCGGCGGCACATTCTTTCTTCCGCGCGCGATCGGTGAAAAACTTGCTGCCGAGCTGTTTATGACAGGCGACTCGATCACAGCGCAGCGTGCTCTCCAGATCGGTATGATCAATTCGATCGCCGGCGACGGTGAACTCTCGACGGACGCTGCAAAGATGGCAGGGAAGCTGGCGGTCGGCCCAACCGGTGCGATTGGCCGCATCAAACGAATGCTCAACTCTACTTTCTCAAATGATCTCACGGCACAGCTTGCTCTCGAGCATGAGTGCCAGATCGAGTCCGGAAAATCAGAAGATTTCAAAGAAGGTGTTGCCGCTTTCTTTGATAAAAGTCCGCCTGCTTTCACAGGGAAGTAG
- a CDS encoding MFS transporter: MHSLTYGELLRGNRNFRNLLAGQFISELGNWFNFIAGLGLVRVVSEASPRAAGILLVCRILPFALFSPIAGTFVDRFSRRTVMIVSDIVRVAIALVFLFVTSADDLWIAYLATALLSTFGAFFDGAKNAATPNLTGKEGLLAGTALMFSTRFLLMAVGSALGGWAAYLFGYQIAFIINAASFLISAYTVWLIPEEAVSEKGKASEVVQENTFVDETTLPFLGKEGTQRESFWFELKEGVRYAFGNRFAFTILIMNVIWATGGGAINIVFERMGGVVYAEKEAWNPDVAVALLWTAAGFGLFLGMMIAHRTSNYLDRKKSVRSFIGWTLIIHGVLFAAAGFMPNLFLFSILTFVSRAIVGVEYAVQETMFQRSLPDYIRGRISTLDRGAELAMFSLSSYVGGELMYYISPQTLTVFSGLLAATAGLVWFVREKRQARQL; the protein is encoded by the coding sequence ATGCATTCGCTGACGTATGGCGAGTTGTTGCGTGGAAATCGGAATTTTCGCAATCTGCTCGCGGGACAATTTATTTCGGAGCTTGGAAACTGGTTCAATTTTATTGCCGGATTAGGATTGGTGCGTGTTGTTTCTGAGGCTTCGCCGAGAGCAGCGGGCATCTTGCTGGTATGCCGCATACTTCCGTTCGCGTTATTTTCGCCTATCGCGGGAACTTTTGTTGACAGATTTTCACGGCGAACGGTAATGATCGTCAGCGATATCGTGAGAGTCGCAATAGCGTTGGTGTTTTTGTTTGTTACGAGTGCCGACGATCTTTGGATCGCCTATTTAGCAACGGCGCTTCTCTCAACTTTTGGAGCATTTTTTGATGGTGCAAAAAACGCCGCAACGCCAAATCTAACAGGTAAAGAAGGCTTGCTCGCAGGAACTGCGTTGATGTTCTCCACGCGGTTTTTGCTGATGGCTGTCGGCTCGGCTTTGGGCGGCTGGGCGGCATATTTATTTGGATACCAAATAGCTTTTATCATCAATGCGGCCTCGTTTTTGATCTCGGCATACACAGTCTGGCTAATTCCGGAGGAAGCGGTAAGTGAAAAAGGAAAGGCGAGCGAGGTAGTACAAGAGAATACTTTTGTTGATGAAACGACGCTGCCCTTTCTTGGTAAAGAAGGAACTCAGAGAGAATCGTTTTGGTTTGAGTTGAAGGAAGGCGTTCGTTATGCGTTCGGTAATCGTTTTGCATTCACGATACTGATAATGAATGTCATCTGGGCGACCGGCGGTGGTGCGATCAATATCGTTTTCGAGCGAATGGGCGGCGTTGTTTATGCCGAAAAGGAAGCATGGAATCCCGATGTTGCCGTCGCTTTATTATGGACGGCAGCAGGGTTTGGATTATTTCTCGGGATGATGATCGCTCATCGGACTTCGAACTATCTCGACCGGAAAAAGTCTGTTCGCTCATTTATCGGATGGACGCTGATAATTCACGGCGTGTTGTTTGCGGCCGCAGGATTTATGCCGAACCTTTTTCTATTTTCGATCCTGACATTTGTGTCGCGTGCCATAGTCGGCGTCGAATACGCAGTGCAGGAAACGATGTTTCAACGCAGTTTGCCGGATTATATCCGCGGCAGGATCTCGACGCTCGACCGCGGTGCCGAACTCGCGATGTTCAGCCTTTCAAGTTATGTAGGCGGCGAACTGATGTATTATATTTCGCCTCAGACGCTGACGGTCTTTTCTGGATTGCTTGCGGCAACTGCGGGGCTTGTGTGGTTTGTACGGGAAAAACGACAAGCTAGGCAGTTATGA
- a CDS encoding TonB-dependent receptor plug domain-containing protein: MVFIVYSKESWTSLYQQALMLGVMLVCAAIAASAQSSNLHGKVVDINGDLVSGASVSVLRKELSSQRREISDANGKFAFGELTTGKYLVTVTAEGFSTGRFEVNLPTSEDLLITLQPGQIAVEISVTSSLLAGSPESLFEVPGSISVIDKITLDSSRVLNFSEALRKVAGVNVRDEEGFGLRPNIGIRGTNPTRSTKVLLLEDGIPLAYAPYGDNASYYHPPIERYEAIEVLKGSSQIAFGPQTIAGVINYLTPNPTTKPSFSLALTGGESKYFNGSFTGSGTLGRTGIFAHYTRKQGDGSRENTNSRLNDVTAKIVQTIDDHNALTFKFSYYGEDSNVTYSGLTTAEYAANPRANPFRNDFFYGDRFGFSTAYTTVFSSNAALTTNAYFNRFSRDWWRQSSNSGQRPNRLNVDPDCLSMANLNTTCGNEGRLRNYDTVGIEPRFDLNYNGGSAFRGEIKTGFRLHLERQYRRQLNGDLPTSRDGVASEINYRSNFAQSGFVQHRFIFGDIAVTPGLRLERIEIYRENQLATPIALGRTTVNAVIPGIGFAYSGLPKTTIFAGVHRGFSPPRAEDIISNTGGVVDLDPEGSWNYEIGMRSTPMTGLQFEATAFRLDYENQIVAASLAGGVGSLLTNGGKTLQQGFEFSALAESGAIFRSQNNVYFRGAFTWLPTAEFRGVRYSSVTPTVLVTGNRLPYTPETLATSSVGYSHPKGLNVFVENVFIGSQFADDLNTVKPIANGQRGFITKQNYWNTTANYTVEGWKTTFFVTVKNLTDKTYIIDRSRGILPSMERSAQTGVKINF, from the coding sequence GTGGTTTTTATAGTTTACTCAAAGGAATCGTGGACGAGTCTTTATCAACAAGCTTTAATGCTCGGGGTTATGCTGGTGTGTGCGGCGATAGCGGCGTCGGCTCAAAGCAGCAATTTGCACGGTAAGGTTGTTGATATAAACGGCGATCTGGTGTCGGGTGCTAGCGTTTCAGTTTTGAGGAAAGAACTTTCATCACAGCGGCGGGAGATATCTGATGCAAATGGCAAATTTGCGTTCGGCGAACTAACGACAGGGAAATATTTGGTGACAGTCACGGCTGAGGGCTTTAGCACAGGGAGATTCGAGGTTAATTTGCCGACGAGCGAAGATCTGCTGATCACTCTGCAACCGGGACAGATCGCCGTTGAGATATCGGTGACGTCAAGCTTGTTGGCGGGTTCGCCTGAAAGTTTGTTCGAAGTGCCGGGCTCGATCTCGGTTATCGACAAAATAACTCTCGACAGTTCGAGGGTCTTGAATTTTTCCGAGGCGTTAAGAAAGGTTGCGGGCGTCAATGTTCGTGACGAAGAGGGTTTTGGTTTGCGGCCGAACATCGGTATTCGCGGAACAAACCCGACGCGTTCGACAAAGGTCCTGCTGCTCGAAGACGGCATTCCGCTCGCATATGCGCCGTATGGTGATAATGCATCGTACTATCATCCGCCGATAGAGCGTTATGAGGCGATCGAGGTTCTAAAAGGTTCGAGCCAGATCGCCTTTGGCCCGCAGACGATCGCCGGAGTGATAAACTACCTGACGCCGAATCCGACGACCAAACCTTCATTTTCACTCGCACTGACGGGCGGTGAAAGCAAGTATTTCAATGGTAGTTTCACAGGCAGCGGCACGCTCGGGCGCACAGGAATATTTGCACATTACACACGAAAGCAAGGCGATGGCTCTCGTGAAAATACAAATTCGAGGCTCAACGATGTGACCGCAAAGATCGTGCAAACGATCGACGACCACAACGCACTTACTTTTAAGTTCAGCTACTACGGCGAAGATTCGAATGTTACTTATTCGGGCTTGACGACAGCGGAATACGCCGCGAACCCACGTGCAAATCCGTTTAGAAACGATTTTTTCTATGGCGATAGGTTTGGGTTCTCAACCGCCTACACGACTGTTTTTTCATCAAACGCAGCTCTTACTACGAATGCATATTTTAACCGTTTTTCGCGTGACTGGTGGCGTCAATCGTCGAACTCCGGTCAGCGGCCAAATCGTCTCAACGTAGATCCTGATTGTCTGTCGATGGCAAATTTAAACACGACGTGCGGCAACGAAGGCCGTCTGCGCAATTACGATACCGTTGGCATCGAGCCGCGATTCGATCTTAATTACAATGGAGGGTCGGCGTTTCGAGGGGAGATCAAAACCGGTTTTCGACTCCATCTTGAAAGGCAATATCGTCGCCAACTAAACGGTGATCTGCCGACGAGCCGCGACGGCGTTGCATCAGAGATAAACTACCGCAGCAACTTTGCACAAAGCGGTTTTGTTCAGCACAGATTTATTTTTGGCGATATCGCGGTCACGCCGGGCTTGCGGTTGGAGCGTATCGAGATATATCGCGAGAATCAGCTCGCGACGCCGATCGCTCTCGGACGCACGACCGTAAACGCCGTGATCCCAGGCATCGGATTTGCGTATTCGGGGTTGCCAAAGACGACTATCTTTGCGGGAGTTCATCGCGGTTTTTCACCGCCTCGTGCAGAGGACATCATCAGCAATACAGGCGGCGTGGTCGATCTCGACCCAGAGGGAAGCTGGAACTACGAAATTGGAATGCGTTCGACGCCGATGACGGGTTTGCAGTTTGAAGCGACCGCGTTTCGACTCGATTATGAAAATCAGATCGTGGCTGCGAGCCTTGCCGGCGGTGTCGGTTCACTGTTGACAAACGGCGGCAAAACGCTGCAACAGGGGTTTGAGTTTTCGGCGTTGGCTGAGTCAGGCGCGATATTTCGCTCCCAAAATAATGTGTATTTTCGCGGAGCATTTACGTGGTTGCCGACGGCTGAGTTTCGGGGTGTGAGATATAGTTCGGTCACGCCGACGGTTTTGGTAACGGGTAATCGTCTGCCATACACGCCCGAAACTCTCGCGACCTCTAGTGTCGGTTATTCACACCCAAAGGGCCTCAATGTATTTGTCGAGAATGTTTTCATCGGCAGCCAGTTTGCCGATGATCTCAATACTGTCAAGCCGATCGCGAATGGCCAACGCGGTTTTATCACAAAACAAAATTACTGGAACACTACTGCAAATTACACAGTCGAGGGTTGGAAGACGACCTTTTTTGTGACGGTCAAAAACCTCACAGACAAAACTTACATTATCGATCGCAGCCGCGGCATTTTGCCGTCAATGGAAAGGAGTGCGCAGACCGGAGTAAAGATCAACTTTTGA
- a CDS encoding DnaJ domain-containing protein, which translates to MTPQTQTDLEITGSFYAHPLAELITEIMQARLNGSLRGADKEKKWVIYCKGGKVVFAVSNARSSRLFDILMRRNRLKKEEVAAIPNFSNDFEFAAHLQSKKLLSKADCDQLFAEQIQEIIVDALSWTQGNWTFSSLARIRDGLTFDINTRQLLIEYTRCLPVDTVLGRFRSMEETFTRSEADATDLRLDAEEAFILSRSEDTPLSATDLVSMAAMSESRALHALYTLWTGGLLVRRKGRPAFDANHVAAMKDARLELKREAKLAHVPQPVAEIPKEQPEVELPKKEQDEVISVEAYLAQVENAETYYDILGVDSLADVEELKRAYFHLARNFHPDRFHSEGGERLARIQQAFTELAQAHETLKNEASREMYDYRMRKELAEREKLRESGGERDVKLEQADEHFERGFSLLMDNDLERALPFLARAVHFAPKVARYHAYYGKALSADAKQRHKAESEMQAALRIEPNNATFRILLAEFFIQNNLIKRAEGELNRLLTIFPGHREAIDLLASLKL; encoded by the coding sequence GCGCGGAGCCGATAAGGAAAAAAAATGGGTCATTTATTGCAAGGGTGGTAAGGTTGTCTTTGCGGTTTCCAATGCCAGAAGTTCGCGCCTATTTGACATCTTGATGCGACGAAATCGGTTGAAAAAAGAGGAAGTTGCCGCGATCCCCAATTTCTCGAACGACTTCGAATTTGCCGCACATCTGCAAAGCAAAAAACTGTTATCTAAGGCCGATTGCGATCAGTTATTCGCCGAACAGATACAGGAAATAATAGTTGACGCGCTGTCGTGGACACAAGGTAATTGGACATTCAGCTCGCTGGCCCGCATTCGCGACGGCCTCACCTTTGACATAAACACGCGACAACTGCTGATCGAATATACGCGATGCCTCCCAGTAGATACGGTGCTGGGACGATTTCGCAGCATGGAAGAAACCTTCACGCGGTCGGAAGCCGATGCAACCGATCTTCGTCTGGACGCCGAAGAAGCTTTTATCTTGTCAAGGTCGGAGGACACGCCACTATCAGCAACTGACCTTGTCAGTATGGCAGCGATGAGTGAGTCGCGGGCATTGCACGCGCTTTACACGCTCTGGACGGGCGGACTGCTTGTTCGCAGAAAGGGGAGGCCGGCATTTGACGCAAATCATGTTGCCGCTATGAAAGACGCTCGACTTGAGCTAAAACGGGAAGCCAAACTAGCGCATGTTCCGCAACCGGTCGCTGAGATCCCGAAAGAACAGCCCGAGGTCGAGCTTCCGAAAAAAGAACAGGACGAAGTAATCTCGGTCGAAGCGTATCTGGCACAGGTCGAGAATGCAGAAACTTATTACGATATCCTCGGCGTCGACTCGCTTGCCGATGTCGAGGAGCTAAAGCGTGCGTATTTTCATCTCGCTCGTAATTTCCACCCCGACAGATTCCACTCAGAAGGCGGCGAGAGGCTTGCTCGCATCCAACAGGCATTTACCGAGCTCGCTCAGGCGCACGAAACGCTGAAAAACGAAGCGAGCCGCGAAATGTACGATTACCGAATGCGCAAAGAACTTGCCGAACGCGAAAAACTTCGCGAATCAGGCGGCGAGCGCGACGTTAAACTGGAGCAGGCCGACGAACATTTCGAACGTGGCTTCAGCCTGCTAATGGATAACGATCTAGAAAGGGCACTGCCGTTTCTCGCTCGTGCAGTACATTTCGCTCCGAAGGTCGCCCGCTACCACGCATATTACGGCAAGGCGCTGTCGGCAGATGCAAAACAGCGTCACAAAGCCGAGTCTGAGATGCAGGCTGCGTTGCGGATCGAGCCCAACAACGCGACGTTTCGCATTTTGCTCGCCGAGTTCTTCATTCAAAACAATCTGATCAAACGTGCCGAGGGTGAATTGAACCGCCTTCTGACAATCTTCCCCGGCCACCGCGAAGCCATAGACTTGCTAGCGAGTTTGAAGTTGTAA
- a CDS encoding zinc-ribbon domain containing protein, with translation MPDVEIPCVQCRETFIFSEKDQELFYQRNMMQPQRCSKCRSKKAALREDAPTRFEIVCDNCGRHDQVPFQPKVGRSVLCKDCFEAGRSRARHA, from the coding sequence ATGCCGGACGTCGAAATTCCGTGTGTTCAATGTCGAGAGACATTTATTTTTAGTGAGAAAGACCAGGAACTTTTTTATCAACGGAACATGATGCAGCCGCAGCGTTGCTCCAAATGCCGTTCGAAGAAAGCGGCTCTGCGCGAAGATGCTCCGACTCGGTTCGAGATAGTTTGCGACAACTGCGGACGACACGATCAGGTGCCGTTTCAACCGAAAGTTGGCAGATCGGTGCTGTGCAAAGATTGTTTCGAAGCCGGCCGTTCGCGGGCAAGACACGCTTAA
- a CDS encoding HD domain-containing protein, translating to MQSALADFPGFDEKLLRMAPQMDRFEGYTDAHSQRIASFADSLAATFNLASRDRFFLQQAALVHDIGELKMNRDYIRSTKILSLDERLDLQRHPVIGEQETAKLGLPRGVQLLVRWHHEWWNGSGYPDGLTAEQIPLAARILRIADTYAALTSPRPFRAGWSVDDAKKYLVEWAGIEFDPAIVKAFLNIRQAAAKIRPETYS from the coding sequence ATGCAGAGTGCACTCGCCGATTTCCCGGGATTTGATGAAAAGCTTCTCCGGATGGCGCCACAAATGGACAGGTTCGAAGGCTATACCGACGCCCATAGCCAGCGGATCGCATCGTTTGCCGATTCGCTCGCGGCCACGTTTAATCTTGCTTCGCGTGACCGTTTCTTCCTTCAGCAGGCGGCTCTTGTCCATGACATCGGCGAACTGAAAATGAACCGGGACTACATCAGATCGACAAAGATCCTTAGTCTCGACGAACGCCTCGACCTCCAGCGTCATCCTGTGATCGGTGAACAGGAAACGGCGAAATTAGGCCTGCCGCGTGGCGTCCAACTCCTTGTCAGATGGCATCACGAATGGTGGAACGGCAGCGGTTATCCCGACGGATTGACGGCTGAACAAATACCGCTTGCAGCTCGAATACTGCGAATTGCGGATACCTATGCAGCACTGACTAGCCCAAGGCCGTTTAGGGCGGGTTGGTCGGTTGACGACGCAAAAAAATATTTGGTCGAGTGGGCGGGCATCGAGTTTGATCCGGCAATTGTAAAGGCTTTCCTTAACATCCGACAGGCAGCGGCGAAAATACGACCGGAGACTTACTCATAA